The following are encoded together in the Penaeus chinensis breed Huanghai No. 1 chromosome 20, ASM1920278v2, whole genome shotgun sequence genome:
- the LOC125036117 gene encoding intraflagellar transport protein 22 homolog, producing MSNKVKIVMVGPPECGKTTLTNFLSEAGEVGSGEYRPTKGCRILEFEVPNVTYNNTAASVEVELWDVSGDRTFETCWPVIQQGAQGIIFVHSPGREEHARVLENLYTHFAEQQGISEAQCVVFCHYKPGAKGKGAKLSTPFNKISKIDTHLDDDSGSVKRDFNDFIASVMSHMSDVVERQENFILQ from the exons tgTGGGAAAACAACACTCACAAACTTTCTAAGTGAGGCTGGAGAAGTGGGAAGTGGGGAGTACAGACCCACCAAAGGCTGCAGGATTCTGGAATTCGAAGTGCCCAATGTAACCTACAACAACACTGCAGCCAGTGTTGAGGTTGAGCTGTGGGATGTCAGTGGTGATAGGAC CTTTGAGACGTGTTGGCCTGTCATTCAGCAAGGAGCACAGGGCATTATCTTTGTGCACAGCCCAGGGCGAGAGGAACACGCAAGAGTCCTTGAAAACCTGTACACGCACTTTGCCGAACAACAGGGCATAAGTGAAGCTCAGTGCGTTGTGTTCTGCCACTACAAACCAGGAGCCAAAGGGAAAGGGGCAAAACTTT cAACTCCCTTCAACAAGATCTCCAAAATCGACACGCACTTGGATGACGATAGTGGAAGtgtgaagagggattttaatGACTTCATTGCATCTGTCATGAGTCACATGTCTGATGTTGTTGAGCGTCAAGAGAACTTTATATTGCAGTGA